CCATTCACAATTCACAATCTTTCCCTCACATACTTCGGCAGAAATCACTTTTCTTCGATCTTGAATTTGTTCATCCCGAAATTTCGCGACGGATTGGGGTATTTGCTGGTCAGGAGCAGCTTGTTGTCCTTCAGGAAGCCAAGAACGTGATCGACCCGAGGTTCTATCTCGACCGGATCCATTTCATAAAGGCGCGACACCAATCGCACGCATTTGTCTCGTGAAATCCTGTTGTACATGAACAACAGCACGGTCGTACCCTCGACCCCCTTGAATTCAGCCGGCTCGAAACGCCCCTTTTTGCTACCCATGACAACGCCAGTGTTCGACAACTCGACCGAAACGTAATTTCTGGCCACAATGATGATATCTTCCTCGACCGTTTCGTTGTGTGCTTGAACGCCGTCGGCGCAGCACAAAAAGGCAATGATCAGACCGATGCTCAGCGACAGATCCGCTTTGAAGCGTTTCATGATTCCCTCCTTTTTCAGGCATCCTTCCCATGCACATATCAATCCCCGTGCCACAAGCCGTCTTCGGTCATCGCGCCCAATGGCCTCACCGGCCAAGGCCTGCGAGGTTATTGGCGGATGTTGCGCGGCCGAATGAAAGGAGATTTTTGTCTGATTTTTCCGGAAAATGAAAGTTTTCCCGATGGACAGGCGATGGCAGGATAAAATCAAGGACGTGGACTGAACCAACCAAAACAGTGAAAGGACGGGAGGAGGCATTCACGCCGCGGTGCTTACGATCCAGGGATGATCAGCGTGCAAAATCCGAACAGGCGCCCGCGATTCAAGGCGCTTGAGCCCACAATCTCAGGACGGATCTTCAGGAAAATCGCAGAAAACATCCTCGAAGGCCCGGGCATCAAGGATGCGCTCGGCCCAGAGGTCGAGCTGTTCGGGAGTGGCCGTGCGCAGACGTTCCTGGACCCGAATATCCAGGGCATCCTGTCCAAAACGCTTGGTCAGTTGACGCTGAAGAAGCAGTAGTCGACCTTCCTGGCGTCCCTCCTGGCGTCCCTCCTGTTTTCCCCTGTGAAGCAGGCGTTCGGCAAGCGTCATGATCGTACCCTTCTTGGTTGACCCGAAATTAGCGCCACAGCCCCCTTCCTTCAGGTAGGGGAAACGGCGCTCCTGGCAGGGCGCGAGCTGGCGCAGCGCTTTAGCCAGGTGTCTGCTGGTTCTCCACATATTGTCGGATAACCGTAAGCGGTGCGCCGCCACACGAGCCTGCAAAGTAGCTCGGGCTCCAGAGAACGCCCTTGTAATAGCGGCGCTCAATCTCTGGAAACTCGCCGCGTAGGCGCCGCGAAGACGTGCCCTTGAGCGCGTTCACAAGCGTCGAAACCGCCAGCTTGGGCGGATAGTTCACAAGGATGTGGACATGGTCTTCCTCGCCATCCATTTCCACCATCTCGGCATCGAGTTCCGAGCACAGGCGGGCGAATAGTCCGCGCATGTACTTGATGTGCCGGGCCTCGAAAACTCGCCGCCGATACTTGGTCACGAAGACCAAGTGCACGTGCATGAGGAAGACACAATGACGTCCAGTTCGAATTTCGGTTGCATTTTTCATAGACCGATACTATAAACAACTCATGAAGAAAAGCAAGGCTTACCTTTTCACGCTAAAGACCGATTTGAATCTTGAGCGCCAAATGTCCCGCTATGCGGGCTCCTGTCGGTTCGTTTGGAACCGGGCGTTGGCGTTGGAGAAAGGTCGTCTTGACGCCGGTGAAAAGATCTTGCGGTACAACGACATGGCCGCGCAGCTCGTCGCCTGGAAGCGGGAGCCGGAAACAGCCTGGCTTTGCGAGTCACCGTCCCACACGCTCCAGCAGACGCTGCGCAATCTCGATCGTGCGTTCATGGACGCCTTTGACAAGAATAACCCGAAGCGGTTTCCAAAATTCAAGAAGAAAGGCGTTCATGACAGCTTCCGGTTCCCGGACCCGAAGCAATTTTGCTTGGACCAGGCCAATGGCCGGATCAAGCTCCCGAAGCTCGGATGGGTTCGGTATAGAAAAAGCCGCGACGTCCAGGGGGACGTGAAACAGGTTACCGTGTCCCGATGCGGTAAGCGCTGGCGCATGTCCATCCTCTCAGAGCAAACGGTTCCCGAGCCGCGGCACGCTTCGACCTCCAAGGTCGGCATCGATCTGGGCATCCGCGCCTTCGCCGCCCTCTCGGACGGGGCGATCGTTGAACCCCTGAACAGCTTTCGCTCCATGGAGAAAAAGTTGGCCCGGGCACAGCGTAGCTTGGCCCGGAAGGTCAAATTCTCCGCCAACTGGCGGAAGCAAAAGGCGAGGATCGCGGCCCTGCATGAGCGCATCGCCAACGCCCGTGGCGACTTCCTGCATAAGCTCTCGACCGATGTGTGCAAAAACCACGCACTCATCGCCATCGAGGACCTGCGGGTGTCGAACATGAGCCGTTCGGCCAAGGGGACCATCGAGGCCCCGGGCCGGAACGTCAGGGCGAAGGCCGGGCTCAACAAGTCGATTCTCGACCAGGGCTGGGGCGAGTTCCGCCGCCAGCTCGAATACAAGGCCCTGTGGGCAGGGGGCGTGCTGGTGGCCGTGCCACCGCAGTACACATCCCAATCCTGCCCGGAGTGCGGCCGTGTCGATGCCGGTAACCGGCACAAGACCAAGTTCAGATGCCTCGGCTGCGGACACACGGCGGACGCCGATGTCAACGCGGCCATCAATATTCTCGCGGCGGGGCACGCCGTGATGGCCTGTGGAGCGGTAAAGGCTCAAGCGACCGCAGCGAAGCAGGAACCACTCCATGCCGCTTAATGCAGCATGGAATCCTCGGCGTTCAGGCCGGGGAGGATGCCAAAAGCGGCAGGATTCTGCGCGCTTTGCGCTGCTTGCGGGCCAGTTCCCAGATTTCGAGCATGTAGCGCAGCACCTGCAGGGCCACGAAGCGGTCCGGGGTGCTTTTGTGCTCGAACAGGAAATAGACATAGGCGGGCCTGTCACCGCTCAGCCGGACCTCGTAGAGCAGATCCGAATGGTGCATGGTCTGGTCCGGGGCCACGAAGGTATCCTTGCAGATGGCCAGGGTTTCAAGGCGAACATGCCGGACGACGGCCTCCGGCAAATACTGACGAATGAAATCCGCGGCGACATCCTTGTGACTCATGGTTTCGCGAAAGAGCGCGTCGTGGATGTTGTTGACCATTTGCATGGCGCGACCACTACGTCAGGATCGCCAAGAGAAACAACACCACCTTTTGCTTGTGGGATCAGTACGGATATTGATTGCAAGTCTGGGCAACCAAAGCAGAAGGACAATCGATGAAAGACGAAACATGACAGACAAGAAAAAAACGCGCCGGCCGTGACCCATGCCGACGTCGGCGAACCGTTGGGCACTTCGTCATGGAAAGGCCGGAATGACCCGGTCTCTCCATGACGAGGCGCGACAAAAGAAACGGTTACAAATCGTGAACCTCAAGATAGACAAGTGTTTGATTCAGCAATTGATACGCAACTTCTCCAAAAGTGATCGGGCCTACAAAGGGCTCGGTCTTGTGACCTTCGAGCCCCGAATACAGATAGTTGAGAATGCAGTTGCAGGAAAATAAAACATTGTTTCCACTCAACTTGTTCTTTTTCAACTGAGCATCAAACAAGGTGGCGTAATCACTGATCGGTTTGGCGTGCTTGTAGCGAATTCCGGCAAAGACAGGCGCGTAGAACTTAACTTCAGCCCCGGGCTCAACACTCTGAAAACTGATATTGACCAAAGCGCCATAGTAATCTGCAACCAGAGGGAGCTTGGTATCTAGATCGTTCTTTGTGATGTAATCGGCAAAATTCTCTTTCACGCCGTTGACCATGACATCGGTGCATGAAAAACCATCCGATGCAAAAGTGAGGGTATCGCCCCCGCCCTGCTCAAAAATATTCACAATCCCGACATCCACTGTCTTGCCCTGTTTTACATGAACATGCATGACTACGGCCTTCTGCTCGTGAGCACTTCCGCTCAGGCCGTCGAAAACCTTCGGAGAGATCTTTCCCAAATTGTCAAGGTGCACACCGGAAATCCAACCAACCAAAGGTTGACAACCAGTTACTCTTGCCGAGTATTGGCCGGTTTACCTGACCAGCGCCAAGTTAATCAGTGGCGACAGGAAAAAAGCAAAGTCCTGGCAGAGCGACGAAAGCGCCTATGCGAACTGGCTACAGCCGATCATTGGCGACGTGCCGATCAAAGACATTGACGTTGATCATTGGGACCGCCTTATGGGGGCCATGGTTGACGGTGGTTTGGCACCACGAACTAGGCAATATATGGCAGGTGTTCTCCGGCAAGTGCTGGCCTTCGCTTATTCTCGAAAGCTGGTACCCTTCCCGCCGCCGCAAGCCCGCGATGTTGGAGCGACCTTAGGCAAGGGGGGCAACCGCAGGACCAGAACCCTTTCGACGGCAGAACTTCAGCAGATCCTATCCGCCCTGGCCGAACGCGACCGGGCCGCCCACGCAATCACATTGTTTGCCGCCATGACAGGATGCAGGTTTGGCGAAGCCGCCGGTCTGGAATGGAAAGATCTGGATCTGGCCGTGGGGGAAGCGACCTTCCGAGCCACGAAAAATGGCAGAGATCGGGCGATCCCACTACCCGCTCCACTGGTTTCTTTCCTGCTTGAACTCCGGGGCCAGGGCCGCCTTGCCGGTCATGTTTTTATGAACGGTGCCGACAAGCCCTATACTCAGCCGCCGCAACCATTCCGCGATACCGTGCAGGATCTTGGCCTGAATGAAAATCGTGACAAGCGCGACCGAGTTGTATTTCATACGTTGAGACATTCCGCAGCAACCAGACTAGCCAAAGGCGGAATGTCCCTGCCTGACCTGCAAGCATTGTGTGGGTGGTCGTCGCCGATCATGGCGTTGCGATACGCCCACGACGATGACAAGACCAAGCGCAAGGCCATGGACGCCCTTGCCGATGAACTTGTGATGCCTTCCAAGGTGGTGGTCCTTTTCGGCAAATAGACGATCATCTTTTCAGGGTCTAGGCCGGGAGTAATTGCCCCGACCGAAAAGCGCACTACTGCCCCAGCAGCGCCTGGCCCTGGATCTTTAAACATGGGGCATGGGGGCAGACGATATGAGACGGATTAATGGGTTCGGGTTGCAAAATGTTCTTGGCATTTTAAACCAGGAACTAGTTAATTTTGTAAAAGAAGGACTTCCATGTTGGACCGCAAGCGGGCTTGAAGTAACAGTCAAGGACTATACTGATGGTAGCGGGACAAA
This sequence is a window from Desulfomicrobium macestii. Protein-coding genes within it:
- a CDS encoding DUF4351 domain-containing protein, yielding MWRTSRHLAKALRQLAPCQERRFPYLKEGGCGANFGSTKKGTIMTLAERLLHRGKQEGRQEGRQEGRLLLLQRQLTKRFGQDALDIRVQERLRTATPEQLDLWAERILDARAFEDVFCDFPEDPS
- the tnpA gene encoding IS200/IS605 family transposase: MKNATEIRTGRHCVFLMHVHLVFVTKYRRRVFEARHIKYMRGLFARLCSELDAEMVEMDGEEDHVHILVNYPPKLAVSTLVNALKGTSSRRLRGEFPEIERRYYKGVLWSPSYFAGSCGGAPLTVIRQYVENQQTPG
- a CDS encoding RNA-guided endonuclease InsQ/TnpB family protein; protein product: MKKSKAYLFTLKTDLNLERQMSRYAGSCRFVWNRALALEKGRLDAGEKILRYNDMAAQLVAWKREPETAWLCESPSHTLQQTLRNLDRAFMDAFDKNNPKRFPKFKKKGVHDSFRFPDPKQFCLDQANGRIKLPKLGWVRYRKSRDVQGDVKQVTVSRCGKRWRMSILSEQTVPEPRHASTSKVGIDLGIRAFAALSDGAIVEPLNSFRSMEKKLARAQRSLARKVKFSANWRKQKARIAALHERIANARGDFLHKLSTDVCKNHALIAIEDLRVSNMSRSAKGTIEAPGRNVRAKAGLNKSILDQGWGEFRRQLEYKALWAGGVLVAVPPQYTSQSCPECGRVDAGNRHKTKFRCLGCGHTADADVNAAINILAAGHAVMACGAVKAQATAAKQEPLHAA
- a CDS encoding Rpn family recombination-promoting nuclease/putative transposase codes for the protein MQMVNNIHDALFRETMSHKDVAADFIRQYLPEAVVRHVRLETLAICKDTFVAPDQTMHHSDLLYEVRLSGDRPAYVYFLFEHKSTPDRFVALQVLRYMLEIWELARKQRKARRILPLLASSPA
- a CDS encoding DUF6976 family protein, which encodes MVGWISGVHLDNLGKISPKVFDGLSGSAHEQKAVVMHVHVKQGKTVDVGIVNIFEQGGGDTLTFASDGFSCTDVMVNGVKENFADYITKNDLDTKLPLVADYYGALVNISFQSVEPGAEVKFYAPVFAGIRYKHAKPISDYATLFDAQLKKNKLSGNNVLFSCNCILNYLYSGLEGHKTEPFVGPITFGEVAYQLLNQTLVYLEVHDL
- a CDS encoding tyrosine-type recombinase/integrase — protein: MAGVLRQVLAFAYSRKLVPFPPPQARDVGATLGKGGNRRTRTLSTAELQQILSALAERDRAAHAITLFAAMTGCRFGEAAGLEWKDLDLAVGEATFRATKNGRDRAIPLPAPLVSFLLELRGQGRLAGHVFMNGADKPYTQPPQPFRDTVQDLGLNENRDKRDRVVFHTLRHSAATRLAKGGMSLPDLQALCGWSSPIMALRYAHDDDKTKRKAMDALADELVMPSKVVVLFGK